The genomic interval GGCCAAAGCACCAACGACACCTTCCCGACCGCCATCCACGTCGCCACCGCCGTCCAAATCCACACCGTTCTGTTGCCCGCGTTGAAACGACTGCACACTTCGTTGGCCGCCAAAGCCGAGGAGTGGGACAAGGTCATGAAGATCGGTCGGACGCATTTGATGGACGCCACTCCGTTGCGATTGGGCCAAGAGTTCGGTGGTTTTGCGCGCCAAATCGAACTTTCGATCACGCGTGCGGAAATGGCCCGTGATGCCGTTCTGGAATTGCCCGTCGGTGGTACCGCGGTCGGCAGCGGCATCAACACTCACCCCGAGTTCGGCAGCCGCGTCGCTGCGGCGTTGGCTCAGCGCACCGGGATCGCATTCATGGAAGCGGTCAATCATTTCGAAGCCAACGCGCAACGCGACGCGTTGGTGCATTCACACGGCGAGTTGAAATGCATTGCGCAAACCCTGTTCAATCTGTCCAATAACATTCGCTGGTTGGGCAGCGGTCCACGCTGTGGATTCTATGAAGTCCAATTGCCGTCGCGACAACCGGGCAGCTCGATCATGCCGGGTAAAGTCAACCCGGTGATGTGCGAGTCGATGATGCAGTTGACCGCACGCGTTGTGGGCAACGACGGCACGATGACGATGTGCGGTGCTGCCGGTGGAAATTTCCAGCTCAACATCATGATGCCTGTCATGGCGCACACGATCCTGGAGTCGATCGCGCTGCTGGCCAGCGGCTCCAACGCCTTCGTCGAATTCTGTGTCGACGAGATGACGGCCAACGTCGAATCCTGCAACGCGGCAGTCGAACAAAGTCTCTCGATGTGCACGAGCTTGAACCCGTTGATCGGCTACGAGCAAGCCGCCAAGTTGGCCAAGGAAGCGTTCGCGACCGGGCAAACGATCCGCGAGCTGTGCTTGGAAAAAAAGATCTTGCCCGAGGATATTTTGACCGAGGCCTTGGATCCGTGGAAAATGACCGAGCCCCAAGATTGATTGCCCGGGCGGTTTTGCGGGAAAGAGATTCAGCTCCTTCGTTTGACCTGTAGCTGAAGGAGACCGCTGACTTTGTCGTGTTGTATTGTCACCGTGAGCCGATGGCGCTAGCCACGGGCCTGGAAGGGTTTCGTCAACACCATGAGGCCCGCGGCTAGCCCGGATTATTCACGCGACTCAATACGGTCATCGCAACACGTTTGCGTAAAACGGCTTGCGCGGATTGGCAGAAAAACAGTCTGCGCAGATCAGCCGCCACGCGATAGCGTCCGGTTCTCACGCCTATGCTCGGGAACCGGACGCTATCGCGTGCCGGCTGATGAATATTCCGGGCTAGTGCCTTGCGGCTCACTAAGTCAGCAATCTCCGAAGGCGAATCCGGTCAACCCAAAGGCAACGACCGCCGTTTGGTGGTGTCTCCTGCGCCTTCGGCTGCGGGTCAAACAGAAATCTTTTTCTTTTCGGGAAGCATCTCGAGACTCCTGCGTTTTCCTGGCATCGCTGACACACCCGCGTCCACTTTGCCAGGAAAAAATCGCCATGAAACGCCGCCATTTCGCACTGCTTGCCCTGACCCTGTTCGCCCCCCTGACAGCCGCTTCTGTTTCCCATGCGTGTGACGGCGCGGCTCCGGCTGGCAAGTACCAAGCCGCTGCACCGAGTTATCAGCCCAACTATCAGCCCAACTACCGTCCTCGCTACGAGGCACAACACGCACCACGCTGGCAAGCTCCCCAGCCGGCCAGGCAAGCACCGCCTACGATCGACGCAGGTGTCGGTTACCAACTCGGCGGAGGCGGTTTCGGTTTCGAATCTGGTCGCGTCACCATCGACGT from Stieleria varia carries:
- a CDS encoding class II fumarate hydratase, which codes for MTDYRTERDSMGEVRVKADAYYGAQTQRAVENFPISGWQLPATMISAMGMVKHACGIANRDLGKLTGSGKNPLTDQQVTAMLQAADEVVEGKLGDQFPIDVFQTGSGTSSNMNVNEVISNRAIEIVGGDRMSTEKPIHPNDHVNMGQSTNDTFPTAIHVATAVQIHTVLLPALKRLHTSLAAKAEEWDKVMKIGRTHLMDATPLRLGQEFGGFARQIELSITRAEMARDAVLELPVGGTAVGSGINTHPEFGSRVAAALAQRTGIAFMEAVNHFEANAQRDALVHSHGELKCIAQTLFNLSNNIRWLGSGPRCGFYEVQLPSRQPGSSIMPGKVNPVMCESMMQLTARVVGNDGTMTMCGAAGGNFQLNIMMPVMAHTILESIALLASGSNAFVEFCVDEMTANVESCNAAVEQSLSMCTSLNPLIGYEQAAKLAKEAFATGQTIRELCLEKKILPEDILTEALDPWKMTEPQD